From the genome of Agromyces intestinalis:
AGAACGAATGTCAAGCACACTCGTCGAGCACGAGGCCGCAGCGAAGGCGCCGCGTCCCGTCACGACCGGTACGCCGTCCCCGCGACGTTCACGACGGCTCAGTTGGGGCCGGATCACTCCCTACCTGCTCATCCTGCCGGCGATCGTGTTCGAACTGCTCGTGCACGTGGTCCCGATGGTGGTCGGCGTCTGGATGAGCTTCATCCAGCTCACGCAGTTCTACATCACCAACTGGCTGAGCGCGCCGTTCGTCGGATTCGGCAACTTCCAGATCGCACTCGACTTCCAGAACCCGCTCGGCGCCCAGCTCGCGCGGTCGTTCGGCGTGACGCTGGCCTTCACGATCCTGACCGTCGGGTCGTCCTGGCTCTTCGGCATGGCGGCCTCGATCGTGCTGCAGCGCAGCTTCCGAGGACGCGGGTTCCTGCGCACGCTCTTCCTCATCCCCTATGCGATCCCCGCGTACGCCGGCATCATCACGTGGAAGTTCATCTTCCAGCGCGACACTGGCCTGCTCAACGAACTGCTCGTCGACAATCTGCACCTCACCGACACCGCGCCGTTCTGGCTCATCGGCGACAACGCCTTCTGGTCGCTCGTCATCGTCTCGGTCTGGCAGCAGTGGCCGTTCGCGTTCCTCATGACGATGGCCGGCATGCAGGGCATCCCCGAAGAGCTCTACGAGGCGGCCGCGATCGACGGCGCGAGCGTCTGGCAGCAGATGCGCCACATCACGCTCGGACTCATGCGGCCGATCAACTCCGTGCTGCTGCTCCTGCTGTTCCTGTGGACCTTCCGCG
Proteins encoded in this window:
- a CDS encoding carbohydrate ABC transporter permease, whose translation is MSSTLVEHEAAAKAPRPVTTGTPSPRRSRRLSWGRITPYLLILPAIVFELLVHVVPMVVGVWMSFIQLTQFYITNWLSAPFVGFGNFQIALDFQNPLGAQLARSFGVTLAFTILTVGSSWLFGMAASIVLQRSFRGRGFLRTLFLIPYAIPAYAGIITWKFIFQRDTGLLNELLVDNLHLTDTAPFWLIGDNAFWSLVIVSVWQQWPFAFLMTMAGMQGIPEELYEAAAIDGASVWQQMRHITLGLMRPINSVLLLLLFLWTFREFNTPFVLFGARPADSANLLVVNIYQSSFIQWNFGLGAAMSVLLMLFLILVAALWAVWNRKVRRDA